One Streptomyces dangxiongensis genomic window, GCCGGCCTCGGCGGCCACCGCGAGTTCCCGGTGCAGGGCTTCGACATACGGGGTGAGGTCCATGACGCCATCATGGCGCCATAGTGGTGCCATGCGCAAGTCCCGGTGGTGCCTCGCTTGACATGAATGTGGGAGCAGGGCGGTGCAGCGCCTGGTGGCGCCGGTTGGCGCCCAGGCAGTGCCAGGTGGCACCAATCTGGGCCGGGGGGAGCTTTCGGCCGTAGGTGTGACAGAAGTGTGAGCATGACACTGGGAGAAAAATCTGTCACGACGGAAGTAGACATTGCCCTGTCGCAGGGTTACTGTTGTCGACGAAGCCAAGAAGTCCACGTGGGCACGGCAGAGACGAACTGCCGTGCATGCAGGTCGAGCAGGACGCGACCCGAGAGGTCGCGGGCAGTACCCGCGGTATCCAGCAGTGATGAACCGAGTAAGAGTAAGGAGCAGACGCCATCAGGATCGCCCGGGCGAGGAAAGAGTCCGCCCGGGTACCGCAGGCCCCGGATTGGAAGGTGGTCCCCGGTCACGCATCCGCGATCCCCGCAGCCCCGCCCTCCCAGGCGGAGCCTGTGGACAGAGAACGCCGGCGAAGTCAGCCGGTAGATGGTGTTGAAAGCTCGGGGCCCGGGTGCCGTACGGCGCCCGGGCCCCCCGATGCGTCCCCGGGAAGAAGAGGTCTATGCCCCCTCGCAGTACCCGCGCCGTCGACACTCTCGACGATGACGACTACCCCGCCTACACGATGGGCCGGGCCGCCGACATGCTCGGCACCACTCCCGCCTTCCTCCGCGCACTGGGCGAACGCCGCCTGATCACCCCCCTGCGCTCCGAGGGCGGCCACCGCCGCTACTCCCGCTACCAACTGCGCGTCGCCGCCCGCGCGCGCGAACTCGTCGACCAGGGCACCCCCATCGAGGCCGCCTGCCGCATCGTCATCCTCGAGGACCAGCTCGAGGAGGCTCAGCGCATCAACGAGCAGTTGCGTGCCCGGGCCGGCGGGGCGCAGTCGAAGACCCTGGTCTGACCCGGACCTGCGAACCCCGGGCCCCGGCCGCCGGCAGGCAGACGCCACCCCCCGTCGGCAGCCGGGTCCGGTCCCGGCGCTCCTTCCCGTTCCACTCACTCATCGCCCGCTTGCCGCCTTCCGCCCGGGACCGTTCACAGGGGTGGCCGCACGGCCAGCAAGGCGACGTCGTCCAGGCCGGGCGGGTGGACGCGGCGCAGCAGCTCGTCGGTGAAGGACTCCAGCGAACGGTGGGCGAGGGCGGCGGCGTGCTGGCGCAACCGGTCCAGGCCGTCGTCCAGGGTCTGCCCGGGCGCTTCGATCATGCCGTCGGTGTACAGCAACAGGGTCGACCCGGGCGGCAGCATGACCGTTGCGTCGGGGCGGGGAGCGTTGACCCCCGTTCCCAGGAGGAGCCCGTGGCCGTCGGTGAGGTAGGACGCCAGGCCGTCGCGGGTGACGAGCAGGGGCGGCGGATGGCCGGCGTTGGTCCAGGACAGCACCCAGTCGCCGCCGCCGTCCCGCACCACGCGGGCCATGACGAGGGTGGCCATGGTGACGTCGGTGATGGGCATCATCGCCTCATCCAGCCGTTCGACGATGCGGCTGGGGGGCTCCTTCTGCGACCAGGCGTAGGCACGCAGCATGTTGCGGAGCTGGGCCATGCCGGCCGCGGCCTCCAGATCGTGTCCCACGACGTCCCCGATGACCAGGCCGGTGGCCCCGTCGGACAGGGTGAAGGCGTCGTACCAGTCACCGCCGACGTGTGAGCCGTCGGGAGCGGGCAGGTAGCGGACGGTCATCTGGAGCCCGGGCACACGTGGCATCTGCGGCAGCAGGTGGTTCTGCATGGTCTCGGCGACCTTGCGCTGACGCTGGTAGAGGCGGGCGTTGTCCAGGGCCAGGCCGGCCCGGCGGGCGATGTCCTCGACCAGGGGAAGGTCGCTGCCGGCGAAGTTCCCGGGCTTCTCGGCCCGGCCCAGGGTGAGCGCGCCCAGGACTTCGCGGGCCGTGCGTATCGGGGCGATCGCCGCGGAGTGGATGCCGGTGGCGTCGAACAGCCGGCGCTGTTCCACCGCGATGCCGGAGTCCGGCGGCCCGTGGTAGGTCTCGGGCCCGGCCAGGGTGGAGGCGACGCCGCGCAGGGCCCGCGACAGGGGCATCGGGGACTGCTCCGGCACGGGCGGCATCGGCCCCTGGAGGTCCTCGTGGTGCGTCAGGCGGTCGCCGTCGGCCTGGACCACGGCGGTGCGCCACACCTCGTCGCGTTCGGTGATCAGGTCGATGACGACCCAGTCCGCCAGCCGGGGCACGACCAGCGTCACCAGCCTGCGCAGGGTCTCGTCGACCTCCAGGGTGGAGGTGAGCTGGGTGGTGGTCTCGGCCAGCAGAGCCAGCCGCTCGAGTTCGGTCAGCGACTCGGCGGCATGCTGCGGGCGCGTGCCGAGGTCCGGCAGCGGCTCGGGGGCGTGGAAGATGACGATCGTGCCGTTCACCCCCGGGCCGAGCGTGTAGGGGCTGATCAGCCAGGAGACGGTCATTACAGAGCCGTCGGCGTGGGCGAAGTAGTCCTCGTCGGCCTGCGCCGCGCGTCCCGCGTGGAAGGCCTGCCGCATGCTGCACCGAGTGGCGGGCAGAGGATGTCCCTCCGGCCCGCGGTGCAGGAGGTCGTGGGCGTCGCGGCCGACGAGTTCCGCGGCGGAGCGGCCCAGCACGCGTTCGGCGCTGCTGTTGGCGACGAGGATGCGGCCCTGCTCGTCCACGACGTACGCGGGCGCCCCGATGGCCTCCAGCGCGGAGGCCGATCCGGCGGGAGGCGCTGCCCAGGTCTCCCGCCGACCGGTCTCCGTCTTCTCCGGTTCCGCCATCTCCTCGCCTTCCGGATCATCGAGGTGCCACCCCGCTCGTTGCTTCGCACATTGTGACGCGCCGGGCCCTTCGCACGCCTGGTTGCCGTATGCCCCGTCGCGGCGGGACCTCTCACATCATCCCGTGCCCGGCGGTGTCGGCATCGCCACAGCCGGGACCGGCGCAGGCGCCGTCGCGCACGCACGCCCAGCAGTACCGAGTCTCACACCCACCGGCCGGACCCGCGCGCGTGAGCGGCTCCGCCGCACCGGGCCCGCCGAGAACCCGGGTGCCGGCCGGTCACCGCAACCACCCCCACCGCGGCGGCGGTCCCGGCCCACCCGCCCCCGCCCGGGGCGGTCGGTGCCGGTCCACCCGCCTCCGCCCGGTGCGGACGGTGCCGGTCCACCCGCCTACGCCTGGTGCGGTCGGTGCCGGTCCACCCGCCTACGCCTGGTGCGGTCGGTGCCGGCCCCCCGCCTCGCCCGGAGCGGACGGTCCCGGCCCCCCACCCACCCCGCCCGGAGCGGACGGTCCCGGCCTCCCACCCACCCCGCCCGGTGTGGACGGTCCCGGCCCACCCCGCCTCCGCCCGGTGCGGACGGTGCCTTGCACACCCGCCCCCGCCTGGTGCGGTCGGTGCCGGCTCCCGCCTCCGCCCGGTGCGGACGGCGCCGCCCCCCGCCTCCGCCCGGCACGGACGGCCCCGCCCACTCGCCCCGCCCGGTGCGGACAGTGTCGGTCCACTCGCCCCGCCCGGTGCGGACGGGCCGGCCTCGGTGTGCCACTGTCCGGTGGTCGTCCCCGGCGCCGTACGATGTGGCCGATGTCCCCGACGACCGGTGCCCGCCCGCACGCCTCGCCACCGCCCCGGCGGCACTGGCGTGCGCTGCTCGTGCTGGCGGTGCTGGCCGGGCTGCTCGGTATGCACGCTCTGGCGCCCGGCGGGGGCATGGGACACGCGGGACACGTCCGGGCCGCACACGGCACGGTCGCCGTCACCGCGCCGGACGACTGCCCGGACGGCGACGGACACTGCGGCGGCCACCGGCCGCACCACGCCGACCCCGCCTGCGCCTCCGGCGCGGTGGACGGCGGCCCGCAGCTTCCCCCGCCGGTCCCCGGCCCGGCGCACGCCGCCGCGCCGGCGCCCTGCCCGCCTCCCGGTCCGGCCACCGCGCCCGAGGGCGCCCGCGCCCCGCCCGACCTGGCCGAACTCCAACTCCTGCGCATATAGAGGCCGCCCCGGCCGCACACCCTGCCAGACGCGGGTGCCGCGGCCGCGTCCACGTGTACCCGAAATCCCTCCGGAACAGCAGGAGTTCCCGTATGACCCGCCGTACGCAGACCCCCCGCGCCCTGACGCGCCGTGCCGCCGTCACCGTGGCCGCCGCGACCGCAGCCCTCCTCCTCGCCGCCTGCGGCGGGAACGGTGGCACCGAGGGCGCCGGCGGCAGCACCGCCTCGGCCGCACCGAGCGCCTCCACCACCGCGCACAACGCCCAGGACGTCGCCTTCGCGCAGGGCATGATCCCGCACCACCGGCAGGCCCTGGAGATGGCGGAACTGGCCGACGACCGGGCCTCCTCGACGCGAGTCAAGGACCTCGCCGCTCGGATCGAGAAGGCTCAGGGACCGGAGATCCGCACCATGACCGGCTGGCTGACGTCCTGGGGCAAGCAGGTGCCCAGGACCGGCATGGACCACTCCGGTCACTCCGCCATGTCCGGGATGAGTGGGATGTCGTCGATGCAGGGAATGATGGATGACGACGACATGACCGCGCTGAGGAAGGCCACCGGCAAGGAGTTCGACAGCCGGTTCCTGGCGCTGATGGTCGCGCACCACCAGGGCGCCGTCGAGATGGCCACGACCGAGCGGGACAAGGGCCGGTACGGCCCCGCCCTGACCATGGCGGACGCCGTCGTCACCGCCCAGACCGCCGAGATCAAGGAGATGAGGCAGCTCCTCGGCACCGGCTGAGCGCCCGGCGGGCGGGCGCCGGCACCGGCGCCCGCCCGTCCCTCAGGCCAGCACCTTCGCCAGGGCGGCCAGCGCGGAACGCAGCTCCTCCGCGGTGATCGTCAGCGGCGGCGCCAGCCGGATCGTGGACCCGTGGGTGTCCTTGACCAGGATCCCCTCACGCATGAGGCGCTCACTGATCTCGCGGCCGGTGCCCAGGGCCGGATCCACGTCCACGCCCGCCCACAGCCCGCGCGCCCGGAACCCGGCCACACCGTTGCCGGCCAGCCCGGCCAGCCCGTCCCGCAGGATCACGCCCAGCTCAGCCGCCCGGCGCTGGAACTCGCCGGTCGCCAGCAGTTCGACCACGGCCTCGCCGACCGCCGCCGCGAGCGGGTTCCCGCCGAACGTCGAGCCGTGCTCGCCCGGGTGCAGGACGCTCAGCACCTCGCGCCGGGCGACCACCGCCGACACCGGCACGATGCCGCCGCCCAGCGCCTTGCCGAGCAGCAGCACGTCAGGGACGACGTCCTCGTGCTCGACGGCGAGGGTGCGGCCCGTGCGGCCGAGGCCGGACTGGATCTCGTCGGCGATGAACAGGCAGCCCTTGCGGCGGGTCAGCTCCCGCACCCCGGCGAGGTAGCCGTCGTCCGGGATGACCACACCCGCCTCGCCCTGGATGGGCTCGATCAGCACCGCCGCCGTGGTGTCGTCGACGGCGGCCTCCAGCGCGGCCAGGTCGTTGTACGGCACGATCCGGAAGCCGGGCGTGAAGGGGCCGAAGCCCGCGCGGGCCGTCTCGTCGGTGGAGAAGCTGACGATGGTCGTCGTCCGGCCGTGGAAGTTGTCCGCGGCGACCACGATCGTCGCCTGCCCGTCCGGGACGCCCTTCACGTCGTACGCCCACTTGCGTGCCACCTTGACGCCGCTCTCCACCGCCTCCGCGCCGGTGTTCATCGGCAGCACCATGTCCAGGCCGGTCAGCTCGGCGAGCCGCTCGGCGAACCCGGCCAGCCGGTCGTTGTGGAAGGCGCGGGAGGTGAGGGTGAGCCGGTCGAGCTGGCGGTGGGCGGCCTCGATCAGCGCCGGGTGCCGATGGCCGAAGTTGAGGGCGGAGTAGCCGGCCAGCATGTCGAGGTAGCGGTTGCCCTCCACGTCCTCCACCCAGGTGCCCTCGGCGCGGGCCACCACCACGGGCAGGGGGTGGTAGTTGTGCGCGAGAACCGGCGCCTCGGCGCGGATCAGGTCGTCGGTCGTACGGGTGCGCGCGGGTGCGGTCATCAGCGGATCTCCTGGGTGCAGCACTTGATGCCCCCGCCGGCCTTGTGGAACTCCGACAGGTCGACGGGGACGGGGACGTAACCGTGGCCGGACAGACGCTCGGCCAGCGCCTCGGCCCGGGGTGCGATGAAGACGTGGCGGCCGTCGGAGACGGAGTTCAGCCCGAACGCCATCGCGTCCTCGCGGGTGGCGAGCACCGCGTCCGGGTACAGGCGCCGCAGGACCTCCCGGCTGCCCGGCGAGAACGCCTCGGGGTAGTAGCAGATGTTGTCGTCGTCCAGGACGAACAGCGCCGTGTCCAGGTGGTAGAAGTACGGGTCCACCAGGGTCAGGCCGATCACCGGGTGGCCGAGGAACTCCTGCACCTCCCGGTGCGCCTCCCGGGTGGTGCGGAACCCGGTGCCGGCGAGCACGTACCGGCCGGTCCACACCAGGTCGCCCTCGCCCTCGGCCACCGACCCGGGGCGGTGCACGTCGTAGCCCGCCGCCTCGAACCAGGTGTCGTAGTGCACCGACTCCGGGCGCCGCTCCGGGGCGTGGAACAGGGAGCCGAAGACCCGGCCGCCGACGACGAACGCGGCGTTCGCCGCGAACACCATGTCGGGCAGGCCCGGGACCGGCGGGACGGCGTCGACCGTGTGGCCGTGGGTGCGGTAGGCGCGGATCAGTGCCTGCCACTGCTCCCGGGCGAGATCCACGTCGACGGGCCTGTCGGGAGACATCCAGGGGTTGATGGCGTACTGGACGGCGAAGTGCCTGGGTTCGCAGACCAGGAACCGCCGTGAGCGCCGCACACGCACGTCGGACACAGAGGGTTTCCTCCGTTCTCCTGTGTGTCACTGGGGTGACACCACGGTAGGAAGGGAGGGAGACGGACGACAAGTGACATGAGCTGCGCGGACGCGCAGGAACGCTGCGTTGCACACGGCGCGTGCGCACGATCGCTGCGCGCCTCGTCGGGTCACTCGGGTGCCGCGTGGGTGGCGCCCGCCTCCGGGCTCTCCGGGAGAAGGTGGGACAGCACCATCACGCTGATCGTCTTCCGGATGAACGGCTCCGCGCGGATCCGTTCCAGCACCTCCTCGAAGTGGTCGACGTCCCGGGCGCGCACGTGCAGCAGCGCGTCGGCGCCCCCGGTGACCGTCATGGCCGCCGCGATCTCCGGATGGTTGCGGACGACCTCCGCCAGACGCCGGGGCGGGGCGGCGCCCTCGCAGTAGACCTCGACGTACGCCTCCGTGCGCCAGCCCAGCGCCGAGGGCTTCACCGTCGCGGTGAACCCGGTGATCACCCCGGTCTCGCGCAGCCGGTCCACCCGCCGCTTGACCGCCGTGGCCGAGAGTCCGATCACCGCGCCGATCTCGGCGAAGCTGGTCCGGGCGTTGCCCATCAGCGCGGTGACGATCCGGCGATCCAGCTCGTCGAAGGAGGGCGTCCTGCTGTTCATGCGGGCACTGTAGTGAACGGGGGTGCCGGGGACGGACTCATGACCGGGTGACGACCATGGCCAGGGTCAGCAGCCCCAGGACCACCCACCCGAACCACAGCCAGCCGTTGCTGCCGAGCGCGACCGTGTAGGCGGTGACGACGACGAGTCCGCCGATCGTGAGCGCCCCCATCGTCCGGATGGAACCGTTCATGGAACCGTTCGTGGATCCGCGCATCGCGACACCCTCCTCATGGTCCGTCCATGACCATGGTGCCCCGATTCCCGCCCGGAGGGCACACCGCACCGCTGCCGGAAGCGCACCGCACCGCCGCGGGGGCGACGGAGCCGCGCCGAGGAAAACGCGCGGACAGCGCGCGGGTCAGCCCTCGCGGGCGTTCAGGGAGGCCAGATAGGCGTTGTACGCCGCCAGCTCCTTGTCGCCGTCCCGGTCGGCGGCCCGGTCCGTGCGCCTGGCCTGCCGCTGCTCGGAGCGGTACCACTGGAACAGCAGCGCTATCAGCACCAGCACCGACGGGATCTCGCTGAACGCCCAGGCGATGCCGCCCGCCGCGCTCTGGTCGGACAGCGCGTCGACGGCGAGCGAGGCCGGCGGGTTCCGGAAGGTGTCCACCATCGGCGTCGACGCCATCATCAGCGCGATACCGAAGAACGCGTGGAACGGCATGCCGGCGAACAGCTCCAGCATCCGCATCAGATGGCCCGGCCGGTGCGGGCCCGGGTCGACACCGATGATCGGCCAGAAGAACACGACCCCGACCGCGAGGAAGTGCACCATCATCGCTATGTGCCCGGCCCTGGAGCCCATCAGGAAGTCGAACAGCGGGGAGAAGTACAGGGCGTACAGGCTCGCGATGAACAGCGGGATCGTGAACGCCGGATGCGTGACGATCCGCATGTACCGGCTGTGCAGGAGCATCAGCAGCAGCTCGCGCGGGCCCCTGCGGCCCCGTCCGGCGACCGGCAGCGCGCGCAGCGCCAGCGTCACCGGGGCGCCCAGCAGGATGAGGATCGGCGACAGCATGCTGATCACCATGTGCTGCACCATGTGCACGCTGAACATGACCATGCCGTAGTCGTTCAGCCTGGTGCACATCACCAGCACGATGGTGAGCACGCCGACGACGTACGACACGGTCCGCGAGACCGGCCACGCGTCCCCGCGCCGCCGCAGCCGCACGACACCCCAGCCGTACAGAGCCAGCCCGGCCAGACAGGCGACCAGGAAGAAGGGGTCGGCCGACCATCCGAGCCCTCGCCCCAGCGTGAACGGCGGCAGATCCATGGTCATGCCGTGCCCGCTGTGATCCATCCGCCGGCTCCTGATTCGTGGGGGTTGTACGAGTTGTCCGCCCCAAGAGTAGAACCGCCCCCGGTCACGACCGTGACCGGGGGCGGCATGTCAGGGTCCGGGCCGCCGGACTACAGGACGCACTCCGCCTCGACGTACCGCTCCGCCGGCACCGTCTTCAGCGTCGCCACGGCCTCCGCCAGCGACACCATCACGATGTCGGTCCCGCGCAGCGCCGTCATCCGGCCGAACTCGCCCCGGTGCACGGCCTCCACCGCGTGCCAGCCGAACCGCGTCGCCAGCACCCGGTCGTACGCCGTCGGCGTGCCGCCCCGCTGCACATGCCCGAGGATGACCGGCCGGGCCTCCTTGCCGAGCCGCTGCTCCAGCTCCACCGAGAGCTGACGCGCTATCCCCGCGAAGCGCTCGTGGCCGTAGACGTCCTTGCCGCCCTCGTCGAACTCCATGGAGCCCGGCCGCGGCTTGGCGCCCTCGGCGGCGACGACGATCGCGAACCGCTTGCCCGCCTCGAACCGCTCGCCGACCTTCCGCGTCAACTCGTCGATGTCGAAGGGCCGCTCGGGTACGACGATGGCGTGGGCGCCGGCCGCCATGCCCGAGTGCAGCGCGATCCAGCCGGTGTGCCGGCCCATGACCTCCACGATCAGCACGCGCTGGTGGGACTCGGCGGTGGTCTTCAACCGGTCCAGCGCCTCGGTGGCGACACCCACCGCAGTGTCGAACCCGAAGGTGACGTCCGTGACGGCGATGTCGTTGTCGATGGTCTTGGGCACGCCCACGATGGGCAGCCCGTTGTCCGACAGCAGCCGGGCCGCCTTCAGCGTGCCCTCACCGCCGATGGGGATGATCGCGTCCAGGCCCAGCTCCGCGACATGGCCCCGGGCCCGCTCCACCCCGTCCCGCAGATGCTCCGGACGGACCCGGGAGGAGCCGAGGATGGTGCCGCCGCGTGCCAGGATGCCGCCCACGGCGTCCAGGTCGAGCTTCGTGTAGTCGCATTCCAGGAGACCCTTCCAGCCGTCCCGGAAGCCGATGACCTCGTCGCCGTGGTCGGCGACGGCGCGGTGCACGACGGACCGGATGACGGCGTTCAGGCCGGGGCAGTCGCCGCCGGACGTGAGGACACCAATGCGCATAGCCCGAAATACCTTCTCAACGTGGGCCGGGAAACCGGACCACGTTGTCCGGCGGATTCCCGGTCACCCTACCGGCGTGAGGGGGTGGCTCCGTAGCGGGCGTCCGCCTGCTGGACTCGTCCGCACATGTGAGCGGACAGGCCGTCAGGCGGGCCCGTCACAAGCCTGCCCCACCCCGCTGACATCCCGCTGAACACCCGGTTACGCGGGCTGCTGCGCAGCCGTGCTCACGCAGGCTGCTGCGCAGCCGCGATGCGCTCGTCGCGGAGTGCCTCGTACCAGTGGTCGTCGATCGGCGGCAGCGCGTTGACGTCCAGCGCC contains:
- a CDS encoding MerR family transcriptional regulator, with amino-acid sequence MPPRSTRAVDTLDDDDYPAYTMGRAADMLGTTPAFLRALGERRLITPLRSEGGHRRYSRYQLRVAARARELVDQGTPIEAACRIVILEDQLEEAQRINEQLRARAGGAQSKTLV
- a CDS encoding SpoIIE family protein phosphatase, with the protein product MAEPEKTETGRRETWAAPPAGSASALEAIGAPAYVVDEQGRILVANSSAERVLGRSAAELVGRDAHDLLHRGPEGHPLPATRCSMRQAFHAGRAAQADEDYFAHADGSVMTVSWLISPYTLGPGVNGTIVIFHAPEPLPDLGTRPQHAAESLTELERLALLAETTTQLTSTLEVDETLRRLVTLVVPRLADWVVIDLITERDEVWRTAVVQADGDRLTHHEDLQGPMPPVPEQSPMPLSRALRGVASTLAGPETYHGPPDSGIAVEQRRLFDATGIHSAAIAPIRTAREVLGALTLGRAEKPGNFAGSDLPLVEDIARRAGLALDNARLYQRQRKVAETMQNHLLPQMPRVPGLQMTVRYLPAPDGSHVGGDWYDAFTLSDGATGLVIGDVVGHDLEAAAGMAQLRNMLRAYAWSQKEPPSRIVERLDEAMMPITDVTMATLVMARVVRDGGGDWVLSWTNAGHPPPLLVTRDGLASYLTDGHGLLLGTGVNAPRPDATVMLPPGSTLLLYTDGMIEAPGQTLDDGLDRLRQHAAALAHRSLESFTDELLRRVHPPGLDDVALLAVRPPL
- a CDS encoding DUF6153 family protein; translated protein: MSPTTGARPHASPPPRRHWRALLVLAVLAGLLGMHALAPGGGMGHAGHVRAAHGTVAVTAPDDCPDGDGHCGGHRPHHADPACASGAVDGGPQLPPPVPGPAHAAAPAPCPPPGPATAPEGARAPPDLAELQLLRI
- a CDS encoding DUF305 domain-containing protein, which produces MTRRTQTPRALTRRAAVTVAAATAALLLAACGGNGGTEGAGGSTASAAPSASTTAHNAQDVAFAQGMIPHHRQALEMAELADDRASSTRVKDLAARIEKAQGPEIRTMTGWLTSWGKQVPRTGMDHSGHSAMSGMSGMSSMQGMMDDDDMTALRKATGKEFDSRFLALMVAHHQGAVEMATTERDKGRYGPALTMADAVVTAQTAEIKEMRQLLGTG
- the rocD gene encoding ornithine--oxo-acid transaminase, which produces MTAPARTRTTDDLIRAEAPVLAHNYHPLPVVVARAEGTWVEDVEGNRYLDMLAGYSALNFGHRHPALIEAAHRQLDRLTLTSRAFHNDRLAGFAERLAELTGLDMVLPMNTGAEAVESGVKVARKWAYDVKGVPDGQATIVVAADNFHGRTTTIVSFSTDETARAGFGPFTPGFRIVPYNDLAALEAAVDDTTAAVLIEPIQGEAGVVIPDDGYLAGVRELTRRKGCLFIADEIQSGLGRTGRTLAVEHEDVVPDVLLLGKALGGGIVPVSAVVARREVLSVLHPGEHGSTFGGNPLAAAVGEAVVELLATGEFQRRAAELGVILRDGLAGLAGNGVAGFRARGLWAGVDVDPALGTGREISERLMREGILVKDTHGSTIRLAPPLTITAEELRSALAALAKVLA
- the ddaH gene encoding dimethylargininase is translated as MSDVRVRRSRRFLVCEPRHFAVQYAINPWMSPDRPVDVDLAREQWQALIRAYRTHGHTVDAVPPVPGLPDMVFAANAAFVVGGRVFGSLFHAPERRPESVHYDTWFEAAGYDVHRPGSVAEGEGDLVWTGRYVLAGTGFRTTREAHREVQEFLGHPVIGLTLVDPYFYHLDTALFVLDDDNICYYPEAFSPGSREVLRRLYPDAVLATREDAMAFGLNSVSDGRHVFIAPRAEALAERLSGHGYVPVPVDLSEFHKAGGGIKCCTQEIR
- a CDS encoding Lrp/AsnC family transcriptional regulator, producing the protein MNSRTPSFDELDRRIVTALMGNARTSFAEIGAVIGLSATAVKRRVDRLRETGVITGFTATVKPSALGWRTEAYVEVYCEGAAPPRRLAEVVRNHPEIAAAMTVTGGADALLHVRARDVDHFEEVLERIRAEPFIRKTISVMVLSHLLPESPEAGATHAAPE
- a CDS encoding cytochrome c oxidase assembly protein translates to MDHSGHGMTMDLPPFTLGRGLGWSADPFFLVACLAGLALYGWGVVRLRRRGDAWPVSRTVSYVVGVLTIVLVMCTRLNDYGMVMFSVHMVQHMVISMLSPILILLGAPVTLALRALPVAGRGRRGPRELLLMLLHSRYMRIVTHPAFTIPLFIASLYALYFSPLFDFLMGSRAGHIAMMVHFLAVGVVFFWPIIGVDPGPHRPGHLMRMLELFAGMPFHAFFGIALMMASTPMVDTFRNPPASLAVDALSDQSAAGGIAWAFSEIPSVLVLIALLFQWYRSEQRQARRTDRAADRDGDKELAAYNAYLASLNAREG
- a CDS encoding 6-phosphofructokinase codes for the protein MRIGVLTSGGDCPGLNAVIRSVVHRAVADHGDEVIGFRDGWKGLLECDYTKLDLDAVGGILARGGTILGSSRVRPEHLRDGVERARGHVAELGLDAIIPIGGEGTLKAARLLSDNGLPIVGVPKTIDNDIAVTDVTFGFDTAVGVATEALDRLKTTAESHQRVLIVEVMGRHTGWIALHSGMAAGAHAIVVPERPFDIDELTRKVGERFEAGKRFAIVVAAEGAKPRPGSMEFDEGGKDVYGHERFAGIARQLSVELEQRLGKEARPVILGHVQRGGTPTAYDRVLATRFGWHAVEAVHRGEFGRMTALRGTDIVMVSLAEAVATLKTVPAERYVEAECVL